The genomic region ATCTTCAAGTCGTCGTTGGTAAGAACGTCCACTTTCTCCTTATGAGAATCCCACTGAGTGGAATACGTAAAGATATCGTTCCAAGGAAGTAGCCAATAAAACCCGTTGAGAATCGGATCCTTGCTGAGTCCTACATCGGTGATTCCGAACGGTTTCCAGAACAATCCGATCTGTCCCGGATGAACGGTGGAGCCGCAGTTTAAAGTGAAAACCAAAAAACACGCAAGAAAGAATCTGATTTTATTCATAAGTAATCTCTTATATCCTTTTTTTGTTAATTACTGTCTTCGAATTCGATCGTAAACCGTTTGATCAGTTTCGGATCCACGTATTTGGCGCTCGCATAAAAATCCCGTTTGTGACCCGCGGGCAATCCTTGAACCGCGAAACGACAGGATTCCAATAAGAAGTCGTCCTTGTCGTAAAGGTTCATCGTAAAAAAAGCTTCCGCGTGATCCTTGCCCGAAAGATTTTCTATCTGTCCGTTGATTTCAAGAAAGGTGAACTGATCCTGAAGCCCGACGTTGTAGTATTTGTATTTTCCGTCGAGGGTAAGTTCTCCGTTCGATTTGCTCCAGCTCAGAGCCGGAATTAAAAGAAAGAAAAATAATACGAAAGGAACAACGTCCATTATGATTCTTTTAGGTTTGGAAAGAAATTTTTTGCCGAAGAAAACGGCCTTATAGGATTTATCGCTCATAGAATACCCGATTAAAAGCGTATCATTGTATTGAAAAAACGGAAGCCGCTTTCCGTTTTGTTTCCGATATTTTTGGAAATTTTCAAATATACGACGCAAAAACGGAACGTTCCGCAGATATATCCGAACGAAAATTTCATTCCGCGTTTCTGATAGAACTCTAACCGTTTTCCGGAACTTCGTCGAGATAACTTTTTAATTCTTCCTTGAGTCCGGGCGGTAACTGAAGTCCGGAGCTTTCGATTCTTTCGTTGTATTTGCTAAAGGAGAATCTATGGCGAGAAGTTCTTAGATAATCCTCCAAAGCTTCCGAACCCCAATCGAGAATGTCCTGAATGAACTCTTCGTTCTCTTCGAGTTTTTCGCAATAAGGAATAAAGAGAGGGCGGTTAACGGGTCTTCCGATGGTTCTATAAAACATCAATCGTTTGAGCAGATCGCTGTCCTTTAAATTCTCCTTTTTTTCCATCGCCTTTTCGACCATTCTTAGATTGATACAATCCAAAAACTCGACCTTCAGGTTTTCGTCGTTCAGTCGTTTGCAAAGGGAGGATTTGATCTCTTCGGTTTCGTAAAGAAAGTTAGGACAGTATTCGGGACATTCGACGTCCTTGTGAAGATCGCAAAAGTGAAGAAGAATACAATCGATATCGGATGCCGTTTCCACGATTCCGAAATTGATCGAGCCTAAGATTTCGACTCCGGTATGAAAACCTTTGTCTTCCAATTCCTTTAAGGCGATCCGAAAAGCCTGCATTCTTTTCAGGGCTTCTTTGGTATCGTAGTTCCGATATTTGTTTTTTAAAGCGATGTATTTCTCTACGAGTTTCGTCATCCGGTGATGTTCCTGAGATACAGGTTCATACCCCTAAGTACGACTTCGGGAATTTCGTGTCCACCCGGAAAAGCGATCATTTCCCCTTTCCATCCGGCTCCGATCAACAGTTGTTCGAGTTTTTTCGCGGCGGGATAACCGAGAACCTGGTCCATTCTTCCGTGACTCTGAAAGAATTTATATTCCTTCTTCTTTTCCGCGAGCCGCTTCCAATCCGTTTCGCTGATCAACGTTCCCGAAAGAATCAACAAACCCGCAGGAGAAACTTCGGAATGAAGAACGATGTCCGTCGCGAGCATCGCTCCTTGGCTGAAACCTCCGATGATGATTTTTTCCATCGGAACTCCGAGCGTTCGAATCATCTCCATCGCTTTTTCGCGCGCGCTTTCCAAACCCGCGGGATAACGATCCGAAAAATCACGATAACCTCCGGTCATCATCGCTCTTTGTAAGGCTTCCATATCGATCGGAAACCAAGCCCTTCCGTTGTAACCGGGCATCACCGGAATTTCCAAAACTCCGTTGGGAAACAACCAATTGGTTCCGTCGGGAAGATCCAGATAAGCGCTCAGCGGAGAAAGATCGTATGCATTCGCTCCGTAACCGTGAAACAAAATCACCGTATACGCGTCGGGGTTTCCCGGCAAATGAACCGCTTCGATCGGACCCACCATTTCCAAAGGACGATTATAAGAGGATTGCATATTTAGATTCTCCAAAAATGAAATGAAAGAATGTTCATCTAACGATGATATATTTTCGATTTAGAAACGCAAAGGAAATTCAAGAGAAAGTTTTTACTTGGCAATTCTATTTCTCTCACGGAAATGGAAAGCCAATTAGAATCTCGACACGAGGGAAATCATGTCTAAACAGTTTGAAGGGAAAGTAGCACTCGTTACCGGAGCGGCGTCTCCTCGCGGTCTCGGAAGAGCGATCGCAAATACTATCGCAAAGGAAGGAGGCGACATAGTAGTCGTCGACCTCAATAAAGAACATATCGAACAAGCGGCGGTGGATATCGCCAAAGAATTCGGAGTAAAAACCTTAGGACTTGCTTGCAACGTCACCAAACCGGACGATTGCGACGCGGTGATCGCCGGCGTTAAAGAGAAGTTCGGGAAACTCGACTTTCTCGTAAACAACGCGGGAGTACTTAAGGACAATCTTTTTATGAGAATGTCCGAGCAGGAATTCGACTTCGTTCTCGACGTAAACTTGAAAGGAGTTTTTTTGATGACCAAGTACGCGTCCAAACTTCTTCTTAAGGCCGAGTCCGGAAGAATCGTAAACATCTCCTCCGTTTCCGGTCTTACGGGACAACCGGGACAAGCGAATTATTCTTCCTCGAAAGCGGGAGTGATCGCTCTTACGAAAGTTGCGGCGAGAGAATTTGCGGGAAGAAACGTTCTCGTAAACGCGGTTTGTCCGGGTTACGTTCAGACGGACATGACCGCTTCTCTTCCGGAAGAAGTTCAAAAGAAATTGACCGATCCTATGTTCATTCCTTTGAGAAGACCGGGAACACAACAAGAGATCGCAAACGCGGTGAAATTCTTTTTGAGCGATCAATCCAATTACATCACTGGAACTTATTTGAGAGTGGACGGCGGCGCCGCGATCGGAATGTGATCTTCAGACTTTCCACGATTCAAAGTATATTTCGTTAAAAGAATTAACGTCGGTTCGGCCGCAGAGATGCGGCCGAATTCGGAACGTACTGTTCCGCCGGTTGAAATCGATCGCGTTCATCCGCTTCTTCCGCTTTATAAAAACGCTTTCCCAAGAATCTTCTTTTCCGTAAACTGTTCCCAATCTTGAAACATTACGTCTTTATAATTCTTTTTTTATTCTTACTTTCGAAAAACATACGTTCCGAAGCGTTTTGTGTCGGCGTGGAATGCGCTTCGATTCCGAACGAAATCACGTTCGGCGCGAACCTGATCGATCCTGCGTTAGACGCCGTTTATACAAAAGAATTCCTTCTTTCCATGGGAGAATCCGCCGTCTTACAAAACATCAATTCTTCTTTGTTGGGCGGGACCCGTTTGAACAAGGGAAGAATCGGACTCGGTTACTCGGTGGCAAGAACCAACCTAAGTCCGAGAAATTATTTTTTTGAAAACTCGGAGTTACGCGAACTTCCCAAACAGGGAATCGCCGCATCCCCTTCCGTAAATTTAGGAGTGAATTTAGGGACTTTGTTTTCGAATTCGAATTCCGAACTTTACAAATGGAATCTTCACTTCCATTATTTTCCGTATCAACTTTCGGAACAGAACGTTCCCTTTTTAAAACTCAGAAAAACGGACTTACACGGCAAGGTCGCAAACTCGGGACTCAATCTAAGATACTTTCCTTTTGCGGAAAAAAATTCTTCCGAAGAAAACGCAAACGACGGACTTTCCTTCGGGTTCGGCTTATATCAATCCTTGCAGACGATTCACCTTCATTCTTACGATCGAAGACCGACCAATATCAATCTTTCCGGACAAAGAAGAAAGTGGATCGGGATCAACGATCTTTCCTACAATTCGAATCTGTATTCTGCGACGGTCGATTTTCGTTATGCGAAGACGATCGAATTCTTCACCATATACGGAGGTTTGGGGGCGATGTATAACCAAGGTACGGTGAACATTCAAGTCGATCGAAACGTCGCCCTTTCTTCTTCGAGCAATCGGGACGATTTTTTGACGAACCCGACCCTTGCGTTTATCGACTTAAAGCGGAATCTTTTTATCAGTCATTCGAACTGGTACGGAACGATCGGTATGGAGTTTCGATGGAAGAACGCGAATTTCATTCTCGAATATTTAAAAAATCAAAACTCGGAATCGGTCAGCGCGGGAGCCGCGTTTCACTTTTAGAAGTCGATCCGCATTCGGTTATTTTAATATTCTTGAGGAATGATGAATCGTAACGATTTCGATTTTTTGCAAATTACCGATTCCATAAACGATCGGATAATTTCCCGAAAGTCGTTCTCGTAGATTTTCGATATTAAATTCCGGAACGGATCTTCCGAAGAATGGGAAAGAGGGAATATTTTCTACTACGTTTATAATTCTACTTACTACATTGAATGCGTAAACTTCAGAATCTTTACTGATGTAATCGTAGATATCGCGTAAATCCGACCTGGCTCTTTGAGACCATACTATCTCTTTCGCCATTGAATGATTTCTTCGACAACTTGTTCGTGCGGAACCGTCTTATCGCCGTCCAAATCGGACAAACCTTCCTGAACTTTCTTCGAGAAAAAAAGTTCTTCCATAATATCATCAAACGATGAATCATCCGGCAATTTTTCAATCAGATCCAGAACTTGTTGTTTCGCGAAAGACATAGATAATTTTCATACTTCCAAACTACGATTATCAAATAGAATTTTGCGAAGGTCCTCGCTCACTTGATCGCGAAATTCCTACTTTAAACTTATACCCAAAAGCGAAACGAGAATGCCCGACCGTATATCGTTTCTTCCCTTACACAATTAGAAAAGAAGTGGGTCGAAGGAGTTCCCACAACGGTTTGCAAGAAAACTTTTAAAACGTAGGAGTTCCTACACAATTATCCAATCAAAATGAAAGCCTCATTTTTTTGTAGAATTTCCCACTGCTATTTCCCTACCAAAAAAAATGCTTTCGAAAGTCTCTTCTGATTCTTCTTCCATAAACTCCGATTGAAAACCGACGCACGGATGAATATTCATTCCTTTTAAAACGTTTCATCGAGTTTGTTTTCATCGGCGTTTTAAAAACCGAACGAATCCGATCTAAAATCGAAGAAAAGCAATGATGTCACTAAAATTTCGGAATTCTTTTCTTAAATTTTTTTCCAAAACCTGGCACAAACCATTCTCAAAATTCCGTAAGCGATTTATGTGAGGGTTTAACCATGAAACAAGAATCATTCGGTCGAAAGATCAAAATTCTTTTTTTCTCCGTAGCGGTGTTACTGTCCGTAGATTGTAACAAGGATAAAAAAAATTCCGACGATTTGTTGTTAGCCGCGGTTCTTCTCAACGCGGGCAACGCCGAATTTCGTCTTTCGGATTCGGTC from Leptospira kmetyi serovar Malaysia str. Bejo-Iso9 harbors:
- a CDS encoding beta-ketoacyl-ACP reductase; this encodes MSKQFEGKVALVTGAASPRGLGRAIANTIAKEGGDIVVVDLNKEHIEQAAVDIAKEFGVKTLGLACNVTKPDDCDAVIAGVKEKFGKLDFLVNNAGVLKDNLFMRMSEQEFDFVLDVNLKGVFLMTKYASKLLLKAESGRIVNISSVSGLTGQPGQANYSSSKAGVIALTKVAAREFAGRNVLVNAVCPGYVQTDMTASLPEEVQKKLTDPMFIPLRRPGTQQEIANAVKFFLSDQSNYITGTYLRVDGGAAIGM
- a CDS encoding Lsa36 family surface (lipo)protein, with translation MKHYVFIILFLFLLSKNIRSEAFCVGVECASIPNEITFGANLIDPALDAVYTKEFLLSMGESAVLQNINSSLLGGTRLNKGRIGLGYSVARTNLSPRNYFFENSELRELPKQGIAASPSVNLGVNLGTLFSNSNSELYKWNLHFHYFPYQLSEQNVPFLKLRKTDLHGKVANSGLNLRYFPFAEKNSSEENANDGLSFGFGLYQSLQTIHLHSYDRRPTNINLSGQRRKWIGINDLSYNSNLYSATVDFRYAKTIEFFTIYGGLGAMYNQGTVNIQVDRNVALSSSSNRDDFLTNPTLAFIDLKRNLFISHSNWYGTIGMEFRWKNANFILEYLKNQNSESVSAGAAFHF
- a CDS encoding FxLYD domain-containing protein, which encodes MDVVPFVLFFFLLIPALSWSKSNGELTLDGKYKYYNVGLQDQFTFLEINGQIENLSGKDHAEAFFTMNLYDKDDFLLESCRFAVQGLPAGHKRDFYASAKYVDPKLIKRFTIEFEDSN
- a CDS encoding alpha/beta hydrolase, whose translation is MQSSYNRPLEMVGPIEAVHLPGNPDAYTVILFHGYGANAYDLSPLSAYLDLPDGTNWLFPNGVLEIPVMPGYNGRAWFPIDMEALQRAMMTGGYRDFSDRYPAGLESAREKAMEMIRTLGVPMEKIIIGGFSQGAMLATDIVLHSEVSPAGLLILSGTLISETDWKRLAEKKKEYKFFQSHGRMDQVLGYPAAKKLEQLLIGAGWKGEMIAFPGGHEIPEVVLRGMNLYLRNITG
- a CDS encoding type II toxin-antitoxin system RelE/ParE family toxin; the protein is MAKEIVWSQRARSDLRDIYDYISKDSEVYAFNVVSRIINVVENIPSFPFFGRSVPEFNIENLRERLSGNYPIVYGIGNLQKIEIVTIHHSSRILK